From the genome of Hydrogenophilus thermoluteolus, one region includes:
- a CDS encoding YqaA family protein translates to MIEETLKKTVIAIVGLLLLMGALGWAFQKELVAAAEWVANHLGFPGIALVILIGDSFVLPFPPDSMLVVVSRSHMAANWWLYVFGIGAVSAWAGIQGYFIGRWLEHFPTLHRVFGRFRDEHGPQLRKYGFWWVVLGATTPLPFSVTTWTAGMLQLPLTHVAAACLFRIPRFFIYYGVIHAGLGLFS, encoded by the coding sequence ATGATCGAAGAGACCCTCAAGAAAACCGTGATCGCGATCGTCGGCCTCCTGTTGCTCATGGGGGCGCTCGGCTGGGCCTTTCAAAAAGAGCTCGTCGCCGCGGCGGAATGGGTCGCGAACCATCTGGGTTTCCCTGGGATCGCGCTCGTGATCCTGATCGGCGATTCGTTCGTCCTGCCCTTCCCGCCCGATTCGATGCTCGTCGTCGTCAGCCGTAGCCATATGGCAGCCAACTGGTGGCTCTACGTTTTCGGAATCGGAGCGGTTTCGGCCTGGGCGGGTATCCAAGGTTATTTCATCGGCCGCTGGCTCGAACACTTTCCGACGCTCCACCGCGTCTTCGGCCGTTTTCGTGACGAGCACGGGCCGCAGCTGCGCAAATATGGCTTCTGGTGGGTCGTGCTCGGCGCCACCACGCCACTTCCCTTTTCGGTCACCACCTGGACGGCGGGAATGCTTCAACTGCCCTTGACGCACGTGGCCGCCGCGTGTCTCTTTCGCATCCCCAGATTTTTCATCTACTACGGCGTGATCCATGCCGGTCTTGGCCTCTTT
- the sppA gene encoding signal peptide peptidase SppA, protein MKPLILLFKALLLWPIRLIARLLAVLEWIGRAVLGAVALGIGVAVVVALLFAWHAAPPAAPVLPSRFVLALTLDAPLTETPSLETPLPLWDDPQPIHLGTLLTTLDNAAEDPRVAAVALDLSRFPGASYAQLAELRDALGRLRQAGKPVFAFADRYDQKSYFLASVADTVTLDPEGFVLLPGLALEPTYFKAALDRVGITVHAFRAGRYKSFVEPFTRTNMSERERAAATDLMLGLWGQIRDAIAAARKRPVEAIERYHAAFDEILAAHDGDGAAAAKAQGLVDTLAPFTDWQTQVLTAAQLADRDHDFVSWQRYHAAHEAKRLLANGNGEIRVITLEGTITEMDDGNDATASSDRLVAELEAARDDDTVRAVVLRIDSPGGSAFAAEALRRAVRAVRDAGKPVIASFAGVAASGGYWVASAADAIVARPETLTGSIGVFALIPNAAPLMEKLDLTTDGVRTGPFAAPLDPRRPLPDAVRRALDASVGHTYRRFLAVVSEGRGIPQAELEPVAEGRVWLGTAAAKLGLVDRLGGLETAIALARERANAPDAEVHWPTSSLAPREVVRRLIFGSETSALAPPLAWLTAPLRPLAPLLRSLTEPTTALPPVWAHCLCVAP, encoded by the coding sequence ATGAAACCACTCATCTTGCTCTTCAAGGCGCTCCTGCTTTGGCCTATTCGCCTCATCGCGCGCCTTCTCGCGGTGCTCGAATGGATCGGGCGTGCGGTCCTGGGCGCGGTCGCACTCGGAATCGGCGTCGCAGTAGTGGTCGCACTCCTTTTCGCGTGGCACGCCGCGCCGCCCGCAGCGCCGGTGCTGCCCAGCCGTTTCGTGCTCGCGCTCACGCTCGACGCACCGCTTACCGAAACCCCGTCGCTCGAAACACCGTTGCCGCTTTGGGACGATCCGCAGCCGATCCATCTCGGCACCCTGCTGACCACGCTCGATAACGCCGCTGAAGACCCGCGCGTCGCGGCGGTCGCGCTCGACCTCAGCCGCTTTCCGGGCGCAAGCTACGCCCAACTCGCGGAACTGCGCGACGCGCTCGGGCGCCTGCGCCAAGCGGGCAAACCGGTCTTCGCGTTCGCCGACCGCTACGATCAGAAAAGCTATTTCCTCGCGTCGGTGGCCGACACCGTGACGCTCGACCCCGAAGGATTTGTGCTCTTACCGGGGTTGGCGCTGGAACCCACCTATTTCAAAGCGGCGCTCGACCGCGTCGGGATCACCGTCCACGCCTTCCGGGCGGGCCGGTACAAGTCGTTCGTCGAACCCTTCACCCGGACCAACATGTCGGAGCGCGAACGAGCCGCCGCGACCGACCTCATGCTCGGCCTGTGGGGCCAGATTCGCGACGCGATCGCTGCGGCACGCAAGCGCCCGGTAGAAGCAATCGAACGCTACCACGCCGCGTTCGACGAAATCCTGGCCGCGCACGATGGCGACGGCGCCGCAGCCGCGAAAGCGCAAGGGCTCGTCGATACCCTTGCTCCATTCACCGACTGGCAGACGCAGGTATTGACCGCAGCCCAGCTCGCCGATCGCGACCACGACTTCGTCTCCTGGCAGCGCTACCACGCCGCGCACGAAGCGAAGCGCCTTTTGGCGAACGGCAATGGCGAAATTCGGGTGATCACGCTCGAAGGGACGATCACCGAAATGGACGACGGAAACGACGCGACCGCAAGCAGCGACCGGCTGGTGGCCGAACTCGAAGCGGCCCGTGACGACGACACGGTGCGCGCCGTGGTGCTGCGCATCGACTCGCCCGGGGGGAGCGCGTTTGCTGCCGAAGCGCTCCGCCGCGCAGTGCGCGCGGTACGCGACGCTGGCAAGCCGGTGATCGCCAGTTTTGCGGGCGTTGCCGCCTCGGGAGGCTACTGGGTTGCGAGCGCCGCCGACGCGATCGTCGCCCGCCCCGAGACGCTCACCGGGTCGATCGGCGTCTTCGCGCTCATTCCCAACGCCGCGCCCCTCATGGAAAAGCTCGACCTCACCACCGATGGCGTCCGTACGGGCCCCTTCGCCGCGCCGCTCGACCCGCGCCGGCCGCTCCCCGATGCGGTGCGCCGCGCACTCGACGCCTCGGTGGGACACACCTACCGCCGTTTCCTTGCCGTGGTGAGCGAAGGGCGGGGGATTCCGCAAGCGGAGCTCGAGCCGGTCGCGGAAGGGCGGGTCTGGTTGGGCACCGCTGCGGCAAAGCTTGGGCTGGTCGACCGCCTGGGCGGGTTGGAGACGGCGATCGCGCTCGCCCGCGAACGCGCCAACGCCCCGGACGCAGAAGTGCACTGGCCAACGTCGTCACTTGCGCCGCGCGAAGTGGTCCGTCGCCTTATTTTCGGCAGTGAAACGTCCGCTTTGGCACCACCGCTTGCCTGGCTCACTGCCCCCTTGCGCCCGCTTGCGCCGCTGTTGCGCTCGCTCACCGAACCTACTACGGCGCTGCCCCCGGTCTGGGCCCACTGCCTGTGTGTCGCGCCCTGA
- a CDS encoding DUF4351 domain-containing protein, whose translation MEKGTVEVPDVSDLLEVDTMLAERIESWTKEWWEQGLQQGLQQGLQQGLQQGEEKGFYLGELQTLQRLLTKRFGPLPEAVQVRLSTASREEIERWLDRVLDAQTLAELLDEE comes from the coding sequence ATGGAGAAAGGCACGGTCGAGGTGCCTGACGTCTCGGACTTACTGGAGGTCGATACGATGTTGGCCGAACGCATCGAGAGTTGGACCAAGGAGTGGTGGGAGCAGGGGTTGCAGCAGGGGTTGCAGCAGGGGTTGCAGCAGGGGTTGCAGCAAGGTGAGGAGAAGGGTTTCTACCTCGGTGAGCTGCAAACCTTGCAGCGGCTGCTCACCAAACGCTTCGGGCCGCTGCCGGAAGCGGTGCAGGTGCGCCTGAGCACCGCAAGCCGCGAGGAGATCGAGCGCTGGCTCGACCGGGTGCTCGACGCGCAAACGTTGGCAGAGCTGCTCGATGAGGAATAG
- the trmB gene encoding tRNA (guanosine(46)-N7)-methyltransferase TrmB, translated as MTKTPERLTQRSIRTFVLRQGRMTPSQKEALATLYPKWGIAWNPDAPLDFAAIFDRTAPVVLEIGSGMGDATAAIAEANPDIDFLAVEVHGPGVGNLLKLIEARGLTNLRVLRHDAIEVLERVIPESSLSAIHLFFPDPWPKKQHHKRRIVQPALVALMVSRLKPGGYLHCATDWEEYAHWMREVLDAEPLLTNDYPASAFAQPRPAWRPRTKFEQRGQNLGHPVWDLVYRRRAAPVDSLPSE; from the coding sequence ATGACCAAAACCCCGGAACGCCTGACGCAACGCTCGATTCGCACCTTCGTTTTGCGCCAAGGGCGCATGACCCCCAGCCAAAAAGAGGCGCTCGCCACCCTCTACCCCAAATGGGGCATTGCGTGGAACCCCGACGCACCGCTCGACTTCGCTGCGATCTTTGATCGCACCGCCCCGGTCGTCCTCGAAATCGGCTCCGGGATGGGGGATGCTACCGCTGCGATCGCCGAAGCGAACCCCGACATCGACTTCCTCGCGGTCGAAGTGCACGGGCCAGGGGTCGGTAACCTCCTCAAACTGATCGAGGCGCGCGGACTCACCAACCTGCGGGTGCTGCGCCACGACGCGATCGAAGTCCTCGAGCGCGTCATCCCCGAATCGTCGCTCTCGGCGATCCACCTCTTCTTCCCCGACCCGTGGCCGAAGAAACAGCACCACAAACGCCGCATCGTGCAACCGGCGCTTGTCGCGCTGATGGTTTCGCGTCTCAAGCCCGGGGGTTATCTGCACTGCGCCACCGATTGGGAAGAGTACGCCCACTGGATGCGCGAAGTGCTCGACGCGGAGCCCCTGCTGACGAACGACTATCCCGCAAGCGCTTTTGCGCAGCCGCGACCCGCATGGCGGCCGCGCACCAAATTCGAACAGCGCGGGCAAAACCTCGGCCACCCCGTTTGGGACCTGGTCTATCGACGGCGCGCCGCGCCAGTCGATTCCTTACCCTCTGAGTAG
- a CDS encoding thiazole synthase produces MRTQSPEAELPFVDQPLVLGQRQFRSRLIVGTGKYRDFAETRAAVEASGAEIVTVAIRRTNLGQNPDEPNLLDFLPPERFTILPNTAGCYTAEEAVRTLRLARELLDGHNLVKLEVLGDPNTLFPNMVETLKAAEQLVAEGFDVMAYCSDDPILAKRLETIGCVAVMPLASLIGSGMGILNPWNLRLIIEQATVPVIVDAGVGTASDAAIAMELGCDAVLMNTAIAHAKHPVLMAHAMRRAVEAGRAAYVAGRMPRKTYSADPSSPMSGLIGR; encoded by the coding sequence ATGCGAACCCAATCCCCTGAAGCCGAGCTTCCATTCGTAGACCAACCCCTCGTTTTGGGACAACGCCAATTCCGCTCGCGCCTCATCGTCGGCACCGGCAAATACCGCGACTTCGCGGAGACGCGCGCTGCGGTCGAAGCCTCGGGCGCCGAGATCGTCACCGTTGCGATCCGCCGCACCAACCTGGGGCAAAACCCGGACGAACCGAACCTGCTCGACTTTCTGCCGCCCGAACGGTTCACGATCCTGCCCAACACCGCGGGGTGCTACACTGCGGAAGAAGCGGTGCGCACGCTCCGCTTGGCGCGTGAGCTCTTGGACGGGCACAACCTGGTCAAACTCGAAGTGCTCGGCGACCCCAACACCCTCTTCCCCAACATGGTCGAAACCCTCAAGGCGGCGGAACAATTGGTTGCCGAAGGGTTCGACGTGATGGCCTACTGCTCCGACGATCCCATCCTCGCGAAACGCCTTGAAACGATCGGGTGCGTCGCAGTGATGCCGCTTGCGTCGCTCATCGGCTCCGGCATGGGAATTTTGAACCCGTGGAACCTACGGCTCATCATCGAGCAGGCCACCGTGCCGGTGATCGTCGACGCGGGCGTCGGCACTGCGTCCGACGCAGCGATCGCGATGGAGCTCGGCTGCGACGCGGTGCTGATGAACACCGCGATCGCGCACGCGAAGCACCCTGTGCTCATGGCGCACGCGATGCGTCGTGCGGTGGAAGCAGGCCGTGCCGCGTACGTGGCAGGTCGTATGCCCCGCAAAACCTACAGCGCCGACCCCAGCTCCCCGATGAGTGGCCTCATCGGGCGCTGA
- the thiS gene encoding sulfur carrier protein ThiS produces the protein MTKTELTLTLRLNGTLQHVPAGTTVSALLARHGWLGKRVAVERNGTIVPKSAYETTVLNDGDVLEIVVAVGGG, from the coding sequence ATGACAAAGACCGAACTCACCCTCACGCTTCGCCTCAACGGCACGCTCCAGCACGTCCCAGCGGGCACAACCGTTTCGGCCCTCCTTGCCCGCCACGGCTGGCTGGGCAAGCGCGTCGCGGTGGAGCGTAACGGCACGATCGTCCCGAAGAGCGCCTATGAGACCACCGTATTGAACGACGGTGACGTTTTGGAAATCGTCGTCGCCGTGGGTGGCGGTTGA
- a CDS encoding Rpn family recombination-promoting nuclease/putative transposase → MTQEHDTGYKLLFAHPEMVRDLLVGFVPEPWVQTLDFSTLERVNASYVSDRGDVRHEDMVWKVRFENHWLYVYLLLEFQAQPDRWMALRMLVYLGLLYQDLVRRNELTPEGKLPPVLPIVLYNGTPRWNAAEEIGELIAHGPEPLRRWQPQARYLLIDEGRYLPEALTKRNLAAALFRLEHSRSPEDMRRVVQELIEWLAEPEQKPLRFSLTRWLLRLLRRKMGKGTVEVPDVSDLLEVDTMLAERIESWTREWWEQGLQQGREEGKEEGLYLGELQTLQRLLTKRFGPLPEAVQVRLSTATREEIEQWLDRVLDAQTLDEVFA, encoded by the coding sequence ATGACCCAAGAACACGACACTGGCTACAAGCTCCTTTTTGCCCATCCCGAGATGGTGCGCGATCTGCTCGTGGGCTTCGTTCCCGAGCCTTGGGTGCAGACGCTCGACTTTTCGACCCTCGAGCGGGTAAACGCCAGTTACGTCTCCGACAGGGGCGATGTGCGCCACGAGGATATGGTCTGGAAGGTGCGCTTCGAGAACCATTGGCTCTATGTCTATCTCTTGTTGGAGTTCCAGGCGCAGCCCGACCGCTGGATGGCGCTGCGCATGCTCGTCTATCTTGGGCTCCTCTATCAGGATCTGGTGCGCCGCAACGAATTGACGCCTGAGGGGAAGTTGCCGCCGGTGTTGCCGATCGTGCTCTATAACGGCACGCCCCGCTGGAACGCCGCCGAGGAGATCGGCGAATTGATCGCGCACGGGCCTGAGCCGCTCAGACGCTGGCAGCCACAAGCGCGCTACCTCTTGATCGACGAGGGGCGTTATCTGCCCGAGGCGCTCACCAAGCGTAACCTTGCTGCGGCGCTCTTTCGGCTCGAACATTCGCGTAGCCCCGAGGATATGCGCCGTGTGGTTCAGGAACTGATCGAGTGGCTCGCCGAACCGGAACAGAAGCCGCTGCGCTTCAGTCTCACCCGGTGGTTACTGCGGCTGTTGCGGCGTAAAATGGGAAAAGGCACGGTCGAGGTACCTGACGTCTCGGACTTACTGGAGGTCGATACGATGTTGGCCGAACGCATCGAGAGTTGGACCAGGGAGTGGTGGGAGCAGGGGTTGCAGCAAGGCCGCGAAGAGGGCAAAGAAGAAGGGCTCTATTTGGGCGAGCTGCAAACCTTGCAGCGGCTGTTGACGAAACGCTTCGGGCCGCTGCCGGAAGCGGTACAGGTGCGCTTGAGCACCGCAACCCGGGAAGAGATCGAACAGTGGCTCGATCGGGTGCTCGACGCGCAAACACTTGATGAGGTGTTTGCCTAA
- a CDS encoding helix-turn-helix domain-containing protein — protein MSRRTLYRWKAALKAAGDNPAALIPKPPIAKRKRGKNRDPQLVKHIRELRTLYPNLGKERLHRLLVPWCAEQGITLPLVSTIGRIIAEAPDKMRLVPKRLDARARKTAAATGTQNTKAQRAESAAADPLGAGHDRTGA, from the coding sequence GTGTCGCGTCGCACGCTCTATCGCTGGAAAGCGGCGTTGAAAGCCGCAGGGGATAACCCTGCGGCGCTCATTCCCAAACCGCCGATCGCCAAGCGCAAACGGGGCAAGAACCGCGACCCGCAGTTGGTAAAGCACATTCGAGAGTTGCGTACCCTCTATCCCAACTTGGGAAAAGAGCGGCTGCACCGGCTGCTTGTACCGTGGTGTGCGGAACAAGGCATTACGCTACCTTTGGTATCGACCATTGGTCGAATCATTGCCGAAGCGCCGGACAAGATGCGTCTCGTCCCAAAGCGACTCGATGCCCGAGCCCGCAAAACCGCTGCGGCCACGGGTACGCAAAACACGAAAGCCCAAAGGGCTGAAAGTGCCGCCGCTGACCCTCTGGGCGCTGGACACGATCGAACGGGTGCATGA
- a CDS encoding ATP-binding protein, protein MNRKKLPIGIQTFAKIREHDAYYYVDKTPYALRLIESGTHYFLSRPRRFGKSLFLDTLAELFAGNEPLFRGLYIHDRWDWNVRYPVVRLSFAEGRLQTAAALDEHIHVLLSDNAERLGITIEPPPMDTHLRFKRLIERAAEKAGQRVVVLVDEYDKPILDNLTTPEVARAMREGLRNLYSVIKGQDAHIRFAFLTGVSKFSKVSIFSGLNNLRDITVSAEYSAICGYTEEDLDAVFAPELEGLDRERIRHWYNGYNWLGEAVYNPFDLLLLFQEREFRPYWFETGTPTFLVDVLMQRRFFTPQLARTLASEALLSAFDVDTMAPEALLWQTGYLTFHGQRRIGARIEYELGYPNLEVAYSLNDALLKGLMGDPSLAERVTLSAYEALVRGEIDGLRQHLERLYASIPHDWYRKNPIAHYEGYWASVFYSHLAALGLELIAEDVTHHGCIDLTVKLPERIYLFEFKVVADEPEGAALAQLRAKGYAEKYRGQGVPVHLVGIEFSKRQRNVVAVDAVTQ, encoded by the coding sequence ATGAACCGGAAAAAACTCCCGATCGGGATTCAAACCTTCGCGAAAATCCGCGAACACGACGCCTACTACTACGTGGACAAGACCCCGTACGCACTTCGTCTCATCGAAAGTGGCACGCATTACTTCCTCTCCCGCCCGCGGCGCTTCGGCAAAAGCCTCTTTCTCGACACGCTTGCGGAACTTTTCGCCGGGAACGAACCGCTTTTTCGCGGGCTTTACATTCATGACCGCTGGGACTGGAATGTGCGCTACCCGGTAGTGCGGCTCAGCTTTGCCGAAGGGCGGCTGCAAACGGCCGCCGCGCTCGACGAACACATCCACGTGCTTTTGAGCGACAACGCCGAACGGCTGGGCATAACCATCGAACCGCCCCCGATGGACACCCACCTGCGCTTCAAGCGGCTCATCGAACGCGCCGCAGAAAAAGCGGGGCAGCGCGTCGTGGTGCTGGTCGACGAATACGACAAACCGATCCTGGACAACCTCACCACGCCAGAGGTTGCGCGCGCGATGCGCGAAGGGCTACGCAACCTCTACTCGGTGATCAAAGGGCAAGATGCTCACATCCGCTTTGCGTTCCTCACGGGCGTCTCCAAATTCAGCAAAGTCTCGATCTTCTCCGGCCTCAACAACCTGCGCGACATCACGGTTTCAGCGGAATACTCCGCGATCTGCGGCTACACCGAGGAAGACCTCGACGCGGTCTTCGCCCCGGAGCTCGAAGGGCTCGATCGCGAACGGATCCGCCACTGGTACAACGGCTACAACTGGCTGGGAGAAGCGGTTTATAACCCCTTCGACCTGCTGCTTCTTTTTCAAGAGCGCGAATTTCGCCCCTACTGGTTCGAAACGGGCACGCCCACCTTTTTGGTCGATGTCCTCATGCAGCGGCGCTTCTTTACCCCGCAGCTTGCGCGCACGCTCGCCTCGGAAGCGCTCCTTTCGGCGTTCGACGTCGACACGATGGCGCCAGAGGCGCTCCTGTGGCAGACCGGGTACCTGACCTTTCACGGACAGCGGCGTATCGGCGCACGCATCGAATACGAACTGGGCTACCCCAACCTGGAAGTCGCCTATAGCCTCAACGATGCGCTGCTCAAAGGGCTGATGGGCGACCCTTCGCTCGCTGAACGGGTAACCCTGAGCGCCTATGAAGCGCTGGTGCGTGGCGAGATTGACGGACTGCGCCAACACCTCGAACGCCTCTACGCCAGCATCCCGCACGACTGGTACCGCAAAAACCCCATCGCCCACTACGAAGGGTACTGGGCCAGCGTCTTCTATAGCCACCTTGCGGCGTTGGGACTCGAACTCATCGCCGAGGACGTCACCCACCACGGCTGCATCGACCTTACCGTGAAGCTTCCGGAGCGCATTTACCTCTTCGAATTCAAAGTGGTCGCAGACGAGCCCGAAGGAGCGGCGCTTGCGCAACTTCGCGCCAAAGGGTACGCCGAAAAGTACCGCGGCCAGGGGGTACCGGTGCATCTTGTGGGGATCGAATTCAGCAAACGCCAGCGTAACGTCGTTGCGGTCGACGCGGTGACCCAATAA